Proteins from one Rhizoctonia solani chromosome 5, complete sequence genomic window:
- a CDS encoding Retrotransposable element Tf2 protein, which translates to MSWLKKHNPQISWEKHTLVFNLLYCSNNCLPAPAVLELKAVEEIPTPYQEFSKVFSEEESSKLPPHQPYDIAIELLPDAKPQHGPIYSLGPREDAELKETIEKQLKAGLIQPSKSPMASPILFVKKKNGKLRMCVDYRRLNSMTKKNVYPLPLPQNLIEKLQGAKIFSKFDLKAGYNLVQIKEGDEWKTAFKTKYGLFEYLVMPFGLTNAPAVFQDMMNEIFQDLLDVYVIIYLDNILVFSLNERDHEAHVQEVLKRLQDNDLFCNIEKCHFHIKKIDYLGFIILESGIEVNQSKVTDAMNWLTPKNVKNIQEFLGFVNFYRQFIPNFGNMAQPLYNLLKKDSVWKWDLAEQQSFEGLKKCLTSAPLLLQPDTTRQFYVECNASDYATGAILSQRNSEGKLAPVAYLSKSLSPAKKNYNIFDKELLAVIRAFKEWRHLLEGSELPVQVLTDHKNLEYFSTSQSLNKRQIRWANFLVDYNFQIIYRPGAQNKKADILSRCYDLVPLEGGVENQVLLKPELFIASITPDQEINDLIGEAIYKDDCLKEILHKLQNKEKVLDWEWREGLLWFQGKIFVPKDDTIRNLILESRHDALAAGHPGQARTLELVSRSYYWPLLKKFVNSYVSHCKTCIRSKPTNQLPVGLLKPLQIPERPWEDIAYDMIVGLPVSEGFDAILTVID; encoded by the coding sequence atgtcatggctAAAAAAGCACAACCCCCAAATatcatgggaaaaacatacacttgtCTTTAATTTGTTATACTGTTCCAATAATTGTCTACCCGCACCTGCTGTTttagaactcaaagcagtagaagaaatccccACTCCCTACCAAGAATTCTCTAAAGTCTTTTCAGAAGAGGAATCATCCAAATTACCGCCTCATCAACCTTATGACATTGCTATCGAGTTGCTCCCTGACGCAAAACCCCAACATGGCCCCATTTATAGCCTAGGTCCAAGGGAGGATGCAGAACTCAAGGAAACTATTGAAAAGCAACTCAAGGCTGGATTGATTCAACCCTCAAAGTCTCCTATGGCTTCTCCAATCTTATTTGTCAAGAAAAAGAATGGAAAgttacgcatgtgtgtggactaccggcgcttaaatagcatgaccaagaagaatgtgTACCCTTTACCTTTGCCACAGAATCTTATTGAGAAGTTACAaggcgccaagatctttagtaaatttgatcttaaAGCAGGGTACAATTTagtccaaatcaaagaaggtgacgaatggaaaacagccttcaagaCAAAATACGGGTtatttgagtacttggtcatgccttttgggtTAACAAATGCACCGGCGGTTTTTCAAGACATGATGAACGAAATATTCCAAGACCTTTTGGATGTCTATGTCATTATCTacctggacaacattttAGTATTCTCCTTGAATGAAAGAGATCACGAGGCCCATGTGCAAGAAGTACTAAAGAGGCTACAGGACAATGATCTCTTCTGCAACATCGaaaaatgccatttccacaTCAAAAAAATTGATTACCTAGGGTTCATCATATTGGAGTCTGGCATAGAAGTCAATCAGTCTAAAGTCACAGACGCAATGAATTGGTTGACACCTAAGAATGTTAAAAATATCCAGGagttcttaggatttgtgaacttttatagacaattcatccccaactttggcaatatggcacaacccttgtacaacttgctcaagaaagacagtgtttggaaatgggacttGGCGGAACAACAGTCTTTTGAGGGTCTGAAAAAATGTCTTACGTCAGCACCATTGCTTCTACAACCGGATACCACAAGGCAATTCTATGTGGAATGCAACGCATCAGActatgcaacaggagccATACTATCCCAACGCAACTCTGAAGGGAAATTGGCTCCAGTAGCCTATCTGTCCAAATCCTTATCCCCTGCCAAAAAAAATTACaatatctttgacaaggaattattGGCGGTCATTAGAgcatttaaagaatggcgccatttgCTAGAAGGATCTGAATtgccagtccaagttctaacGGATCATAAGAACTTGGAGTACTTTTCCACGTCTCAATCTTTGAATAAACGGCAAATTAGATGGGCCAACTTCCTAGTTgactacaatttccaaatcatCTACAGGCCAGGAGCACAAAACAAAAAGGCAGATATCCTCTCAAGATGCTATGATCtggtaccccttgaagggggggtagagaaccaggttctcctAAAACCGGAACTTTTTATTGCATCCATAACTCCGGATCAGGAAATTAATGATCTAATTGGCGAGGCCATTTacaaggatgattgccttaaGGAAATTCTACacaaactccagaacaaggaaaaggtcttAGACTGGGAGTGGAGAGAAGGTTTACTATGGTTTCAAGGAAAAATATTTGTACCAAAGGATGACACTATTAGGAACCTCATCCTGGAATCTAGGCACGATGCATTAGCGGCAGGACATCCGGGACAAGCTAGAACATTAGAACTTGTCTCCAGGagttactactggccattgctgaaaaaATTTGTCAATTCTTACGTCAGCCACTGCAAAACCTGCATCAGGTccaagccaacaaatcaattacCTGTGGGCCTGTTAAAACCattgcaaattcctgaacgcccctgggaagacattgcttatgatatgattgtgggactacCGGTTTCAGAAGGTTTTGATGCTATCCTGACAgtgattgattga
- a CDS encoding Retrotransposon gag protein, producing MPGLGKMGETDLTPSQIQSGWSAPSSRTHTPAPAAVPPHVYSPMSFEHMSDRKLLNMVAQNMIVLKKEFLQLQGAYEAQHDQIALLRAELKEHRDQSRNQHIFYSNQIQGAATSIQAVQDQLIHLSPSQSTGPPPPPPPADTSTATNIPPAPATSSSNLKFAKPNKFGGKKEDALNFIIACQAYIRAKGANRSHEEKILWVTSYFEGAAEDWVCPYKERKVFRGEAVPLLEDINVFWAEFTKHYVDTNCDEKYRQKWNNLRQKASVQEYTREFQQYSVSLGYSNETLRDKYYDGLKNDIKDIMLSTMFQWRCATAQQVYDKAEEIANHIESTCLSNPLVSTIRAPSSATPTSTSTSNPTPIRTCLNVGDNVYMIDPTTCRAKKGAITSIVQTTSGNMPNVRWNGETKDTMIPFPSLKKDKRPAAAAPVKPIIAPVPVLASNSKGPGPMDLDGRGFANLTCHVCGGKGHFARNCPSKPMSGHVANVEWSWERPKEEN from the coding sequence atgcctggtttgggcaaGATGGGAGAGACTGATTTGACTCCCTCTCAAATCCAATCAGGGTGGTCTGCCCCTTCTTCTCGAACacatactcctgctcctgcggctgtgccgccaCATGTATATTCCCCCATGTCTTTTGAACATATGTCTGATCGCAAATTATTAAACATGGTTGcccaaaatatgattgttCTAAAAAAAGAGTTCTTGCAATTACAAGGCGCTTATGAAGCAcaacatgatcaaatagCGTTACTAAGGGCTGAACTCAAAGAACATCGAGACCAATCACGTAATCAACATATCTTCTACTCCaaccaaatccaaggagccGCTACTTCTATTcaggctgtgcaagatcagctTATCCATCTATCTCCCTCTCAATCTACAGGccctcctcccccacctccgCCTGCTGACactagtacagccacaaacATCCCTCCTGCCCCCGCAACATCTTCCTCCAATCTAAAATTTGCTAAACCAAACAAATTTGGTGGCAAAAAGGAAGACGCCCTAAATTTCATTATTGCCTGTCAGGCTtatataagggcaaaaggGGCCAACCGATCCCATGAAGAAAAAATTTTATGGGTTACATCATACTTTGAGGGAGCGGCTGAAGACTGGGTCTGCCCATATAAAGAAAGGAAGGTATTTAGGGGTGAAGCGGTCCCCTTATTAGAAGATATCAATGTATTTTGGGCCGAATTCACCAAACATTATGTGGACACCAATTGTGATGAAAAATATcgccaaaaatggaacaatTTGCGACAGAAGGCTTCAGTACAAGAATACACTCGAGAATTCCAACAATACTCTGTATCCTTGGGCTATAGCAATGAAACCTTGCGTGACAAATACTACGATGGCCTCAAAAATGAcatcaaggacatcatgctctccaccatgttccaatggcgttgCGCCACAGCTCAACAAGTTTATGATAAGGCAGAAGAGATTGCAAATCATATCGAATCCACTTGCCTGTCCAATCCGTTGGTCTCCACTATTCGCGCCCCTTCCTCTGCTAcccccacttccacttccaCTTCCAACCCCACTCCCATTCGTACTTGTCTTAATGTTGGGGACAATGTTTACATGATTGATCCCACCACTTGtcgcgccaagaaaggcgctatcACTTCCATTGTTCAAACAACCTCCGGCAACATGCCAAATGTTAGATGGAATGGGGAAACAAAGGATACTATGATTCCCTTCCCATCTTTAAAAAAGGACAAACGCCCTGCTGCCGCTGCCCCAGTAAAGCCTATTATTGCCCCTGTCCCTGTTTTAGCTTCAAATTCTaagggcccaggccccatggACCTTGATGGAAGGGGCTTTGCAAATCTCACCTGTCATGTATGCGGCGGTAAAGGCCACTTTGCACGCAATTGCCCCtctaagcccatgtctggacatgtggctaatgttgaatggtcttgggaaaggcctaaagaagaaaattga